One Paraburkholderia kururiensis DNA window includes the following coding sequences:
- the yjgA gene encoding ribosome biogenesis factor YjgA: MTRKTRIQPIHAAVEEDDDNGYDRPSKSQLKREMHALQELGKALVELPKDALKRMPMPEHLADAVAEARRITDHEGKRRQLQYVGRVMRGLTDEETGALRTALETYRGVNRAATAQLHWIERTREQLLADDAAFTAFLREHPAADAQEGRTLIRNARKEAQLGKPPRYFRELFQWIKDASGSADDDTGEASEGTDDDDSHA, from the coding sequence ATGACACGCAAAACCCGCATCCAACCTATCCACGCCGCAGTCGAGGAAGACGACGACAACGGCTACGACCGCCCCAGCAAATCGCAACTGAAGCGTGAAATGCACGCGTTGCAGGAGCTGGGCAAGGCGCTCGTCGAGCTGCCGAAAGACGCGCTCAAGCGCATGCCGATGCCCGAACATCTCGCCGATGCCGTCGCCGAGGCGCGCCGCATCACCGACCACGAAGGCAAGCGCCGCCAGTTGCAGTACGTCGGCCGCGTGATGCGGGGGCTGACCGACGAAGAAACCGGCGCGCTGCGCACGGCGCTCGAAACGTACCGCGGCGTGAACCGCGCGGCGACGGCGCAACTGCACTGGATCGAACGCACCCGCGAGCAACTGCTCGCCGACGACGCCGCGTTCACGGCGTTCCTGCGCGAGCATCCCGCGGCGGACGCCCAGGAAGGCCGCACCCTGATCCGCAACGCGCGCAAGGAAGCGCAGCTGGGCAAGCCGCCCCGCTACTTCCGCGAGCTTTTCCAGTGGATCAAGGACGCGAGCGGCAGCGCAGACGACGACACCGGCGAAGCCTCCGAAGGAACCGACGATGACGACTCCCACGCGTAA
- the mog gene encoding molybdopterin adenylyltransferase yields the protein MTTPTRNHPDEIVIGLVSISDRATSGVYQDEGIPALTAWLGAALSSPWRAETRLIPDEAATISATLVELVDTVGCDLVLTTGGTGPARRDVTPEATLAVATKEMPGFGEQMRQISLNFVPTAILSRQVAVIRESQTSATHAALIVNLPGQPKSIRETLEGLRDETGAVKVLGIFAAVPYCIDLIGGPYVETNDAVVAAFRPKSARRAPRTA from the coding sequence ATGACGACTCCCACGCGTAACCATCCCGACGAAATCGTGATCGGCCTCGTGTCGATCAGCGACCGGGCGACGAGCGGCGTCTATCAGGACGAAGGCATTCCGGCGCTCACCGCGTGGCTGGGCGCGGCGCTGAGCTCTCCCTGGCGCGCCGAAACGCGGCTCATCCCCGACGAGGCCGCGACCATTTCCGCGACGCTCGTGGAGCTGGTCGACACGGTGGGCTGCGACCTCGTGCTGACGACGGGCGGCACCGGCCCCGCGCGGCGCGACGTGACGCCCGAAGCCACGCTCGCGGTAGCGACGAAGGAAATGCCGGGCTTCGGCGAACAGATGCGGCAGATCAGCCTGAATTTCGTGCCCACCGCGATTCTCTCGCGCCAGGTCGCGGTGATCCGCGAAAGCCAGACGTCGGCAACGCACGCGGCGTTGATCGTCAACCTGCCTGGCCAGCCGAAGTCGATCAGGGAAACGCTGGAAGGTCTGCGCGACGAGACCGGCGCCGTGAAGGTACTGGGCATCTTCGCGGCCGTGCCGTATTGCATCGACCTGATCGGCGGCCCGTATGTGGAAACCAACGACGCCGTCGTGGCGGCGTTCCGGCCGAAGAGCGCGCGGCGAGCGCCGCGCACGGCGTAG
- the orn gene encoding oligoribonuclease, producing the protein MTDILDSVTPPALARSDMNLIWLDMEMTGLDPDNDRIIEVAVVVTNSTLDKMVEGPVLAIHQSDETLGKMDEWNRNTHGRSGLTDRVRASTVDEASATEQLIAFLSQYVPPGKSPMCGNSICQDRRFMARWMPELERFFHYRNLDVSTLKELCRRWQPAIYKGFQKRAMHTALADIHESIDELQYYRKHFLIPAASDSLAIDASAAQVDK; encoded by the coding sequence ATGACTGACATTCTCGACTCCGTCACGCCGCCCGCGCTCGCGCGCAGCGACATGAACCTCATCTGGCTCGACATGGAAATGACGGGGCTCGATCCCGACAACGATCGCATCATCGAGGTCGCCGTCGTCGTCACGAATTCGACGCTGGACAAGATGGTCGAAGGGCCGGTGCTCGCCATCCATCAGAGCGACGAGACGCTCGGCAAGATGGACGAGTGGAACCGCAACACGCACGGCCGCTCGGGCTTGACGGACCGGGTGCGCGCCTCGACGGTGGACGAGGCTTCGGCCACGGAACAGCTCATCGCGTTTCTGTCGCAATACGTGCCGCCGGGCAAGTCGCCGATGTGCGGCAACTCGATCTGCCAGGACCGCCGCTTCATGGCGCGCTGGATGCCGGAACTGGAACGCTTCTTCCATTACCGCAACCTCGACGTGAGCACCTTGAAGGAACTGTGTCGCCGCTGGCAGCCGGCCATCTACAAGGGCTTCCAGAAGCGCGCGATGCACACCGCGCTCGCCGACATCCACGAGTCGATCGACGAACTTCAGTACTACCGCAAGCACTTCCTGATTCCGGCGGCGAGCGACTCGCTTGCCATCGACGCAAGCGCCGCGCAGGTCGACAAGTAA